A region from the Pseudomonas triticicola genome encodes:
- a CDS encoding TIGR00645 family protein, which translates to MERFIENAMYATRWLLAPIYIGLSLGLLALALKFFQEIIHILPNVFAMAESDLILVLLSLIDMALVGGLLVMVMISGYENFVSQLDIDEGKEKLSWLGTMDSSSLKMKVAASIVAISSIHLLRIFMDAKNVDPEHLMWYVIIHMTFVVSAFAMGYLDKVTKH; encoded by the coding sequence ATGGAACGCTTTATCGAAAATGCAATGTACGCCACCCGCTGGCTGCTGGCGCCGATCTACATCGGCCTGTCCCTCGGTCTGCTGGCGCTGGCATTGAAGTTCTTCCAGGAAATCATCCATATCCTGCCCAATGTCTTCGCCATGGCTGAATCGGATCTGATCTTGGTGCTGCTGTCGCTGATCGACATGGCGCTGGTGGGAGGTCTGCTGGTGATGGTGATGATTTCCGGCTACGAGAACTTCGTCTCGCAACTGGACATCGACGAAGGCAAAGAGAAGCTCAGCTGGCTGGGTACCATGGACTCGTCGTCGCTGAAGATGAAAGTCGCGGCGTCGATCGTGGCGATTTCTTCGATCCACCTGCTGCGCATCTTCATGGATGCCAAGAACGTCGATCCTGAGCATCTGATGTGGTATGTGATCATTCACATGACTTTTGTGGTGTCCGCGTTTGCCATGGGTTACCTGGACAAGGTCACCAAGCACTGA
- a CDS encoding GreA/GreB family elongation factor: MSRAFVNEDNAAAQADQPVERQVSTQPNYVTPQGLAQLQAKVIELQSLHAEQTAKGEQADKQRLADLQRDLRYFTQRLSSAQVAVAATSTDKVQIGSWVTFADEHDTEHRVQLVGEDQADASQGLINWASPLGRALLGARLNDEVLWQRPAGDQLIEVIRIEPA, encoded by the coding sequence ATGAGTCGCGCATTCGTCAACGAAGACAACGCCGCCGCGCAGGCCGATCAGCCGGTCGAACGTCAGGTCAGCACGCAGCCCAACTACGTCACCCCGCAAGGGCTGGCGCAGTTGCAGGCGAAAGTCATCGAGTTGCAGAGCCTGCACGCCGAGCAAACGGCCAAGGGCGAGCAGGCCGACAAGCAACGCTTGGCCGATCTGCAACGGGATCTGCGCTATTTCACTCAACGCCTGAGCAGCGCCCAAGTCGCAGTCGCTGCGACCTCCACCGACAAGGTCCAAATCGGTAGCTGGGTGACTTTTGCCGATGAACACGACACAGAACACCGCGTGCAACTGGTCGGCGAGGATCAGGCCGACGCCAGTCAGGGCCTGATCAACTGGGCCTCACCGCTGGGCCGGGCCTTGCTCGGCGCCCGGCTCAACGATGAGGTGCTGTGGCAGCGACCTGCCGGCGATCAACTGATCGAAGTGATCCGCATCGAACCGGCTTAA
- a CDS encoding zinc ribbon domain-containing protein YjdM, translated as MSTLPPCPKCNSEYTYEDGTQLVCPECAHEWSASGEAEVAADDAVKKDSVGNVLQDGDTITVIKDLKVKGTSLVVKVGTKVKNIRLCDGDHDIDCKIDGIGPMKLKSEFVRKV; from the coding sequence GTGAGCACGTTGCCACCCTGCCCGAAATGCAATTCCGAATACACCTACGAAGACGGCACCCAACTGGTCTGCCCCGAGTGCGCCCACGAGTGGTCTGCCAGCGGCGAAGCCGAAGTGGCGGCCGATGATGCCGTGAAGAAAGATTCGGTCGGCAACGTCCTGCAGGACGGCGACACCATCACCGTGATCAAGGACCTCAAGGTCAAGGGCACGTCGCTGGTGGTCAAGGTCGGCACCAAGGTCAAGAATATCCGCCTGTGCGATGGCGATCACGACATCGACTGCAAGATCGACGGCATCGGTCCGATGAAGCTCAAATCCGAGTTCGTCAGAAAAGTCTGA
- the ettA gene encoding energy-dependent translational throttle protein EttA, with protein MAQYVFTMHRLGKVVPPKREILKNISLSFFPGAKIGVLGLNGSGKSTLLKIMAGVDTEFEGEARPMPDLNIGYLPQEPQLDPAKTVREVVEEAVSVIKDAQARLDEVYAAYADPDADFDKLAAEQAKLEAILQASDGHNLERQLEVAADALRLPAWDAKVEHLSGGEKRRVALCRLLLSAPDMLLLDEPTNHLDADSVAWLEHFLHDFPGTVVAITHDRYFLDNVAGWILELDRGAGIPYEGNYSGWLEAKSDRLAQESKQQSAHEKAMKEELEWVRKGAKARQSKSKARLQRFEEMQSQEFQKRSETNEIYIPAGPRLGDKVIEFKNVTKGYGDRVLIDNLSFSMPKGAIVGVIGGNGAGKSTLFRMLMGKETPDSGSIEIGETVQLACVDQSREDLDGSKTVFQQISDGSDQIRIGNYEIPSRTYVGRFNFKGGDQQKFVKDLSGGERGRLHLALTLKEGGNVLLLDEPSNDLDVETLRSLEEALLDFPGAAIVISHDRWFLDRVATHILAYEDDSQAVFFEGNYTEYEADRKKRLGEAAAQPHRVRHKKLA; from the coding sequence ATGGCTCAATACGTCTTCACCATGCATCGGCTGGGCAAAGTTGTTCCGCCGAAGCGGGAAATCCTCAAGAACATTTCGCTGTCCTTCTTCCCCGGCGCCAAGATCGGCGTGCTCGGCCTCAACGGTTCGGGTAAATCCACGCTGCTGAAAATCATGGCCGGCGTCGACACCGAGTTCGAAGGCGAAGCCCGTCCGATGCCGGACCTGAACATCGGTTACCTGCCGCAAGAGCCGCAGCTCGACCCAGCCAAGACCGTGCGTGAAGTGGTCGAAGAAGCAGTCAGCGTGATCAAGGATGCGCAAGCGCGTCTGGACGAGGTCTACGCGGCCTACGCCGACCCGGATGCCGACTTCGACAAGCTTGCCGCTGAACAGGCCAAGCTCGAAGCGATCCTGCAGGCCAGCGATGGCCACAACCTCGAGCGCCAGCTGGAAGTCGCCGCCGATGCACTGCGTCTGCCAGCCTGGGACGCGAAAGTCGAACACCTGTCCGGTGGTGAAAAGCGCCGTGTCGCCCTGTGCCGTCTGCTGCTGTCCGCGCCGGACATGCTGCTGCTCGACGAACCGACCAACCACTTGGACGCCGATTCGGTGGCGTGGCTGGAGCATTTCCTCCACGACTTCCCGGGCACCGTGGTCGCGATCACGCACGACCGTTACTTCCTCGACAATGTCGCCGGCTGGATTCTGGAACTCGACCGCGGCGCGGGCATTCCTTACGAGGGCAACTATTCGGGCTGGCTCGAAGCCAAGTCCGATCGTCTCGCCCAGGAATCCAAACAGCAGTCGGCTCATGAAAAAGCCATGAAGGAAGAACTGGAGTGGGTGCGCAAAGGCGCCAAGGCCCGCCAGTCGAAATCCAAGGCACGTCTGCAACGCTTCGAAGAAATGCAATCGCAGGAATTCCAGAAGCGCAGCGAAACCAACGAGATCTACATCCCGGCCGGTCCGCGCCTGGGCGACAAGGTCATCGAATTCAAGAACGTCACCAAAGGCTACGGCGATCGCGTGCTGATCGACAACCTGTCGTTCTCCATGCCGAAGGGCGCCATCGTCGGCGTGATCGGCGGTAACGGTGCCGGTAAATCGACGCTGTTCCGCATGCTGATGGGCAAGGAAACTCCGGATTCGGGCAGCATCGAAATCGGTGAAACCGTGCAACTGGCCTGCGTCGACCAGAGCCGCGAAGACCTCGATGGCAGCAAGACCGTGTTCCAGCAGATTTCCGACGGTTCCGACCAGATCCGCATCGGCAACTACGAGATCCCGTCGCGTACCTACGTCGGTCGCTTCAACTTCAAGGGCGGCGACCAGCAGAAGTTCGTCAAGGATCTGTCCGGCGGTGAGCGCGGTCGTCTGCACCTGGCGCTGACCCTGAAGGAGGGCGGCAACGTCCTGCTGCTCGACGAACCTTCCAACGACCTCGACGTGGAAACCCTGCGTTCGCTGGAAGAAGCCCTGCTCGACTTCCCTGGCGCCGCCATTGTGATCTCTCACGATCGGTGGTTCCTTGACCGTGTCGCCACGCACATCCTGGCGTACGAAGACGACTCGCAAGCGGTGTTCTTCGAAGGCAACTACACCGAGTACGAAGCCGACCGCAAAAAACGCCTCGGCGAAGCAGCGGCCCAGCCACACCGGGTACGTCACAAGAAACTGGCCTGA
- a CDS encoding FKBP-type peptidyl-prolyl cis-trans isomerase, which produces MSEVNLSTDETRVSYGIGRQLGDQLRDNPPPGVSLDAILAGLTDAFAGKPSRVGQEEMSASFKVIREIMQAEAAAKAEAAAGEGLAFLAENAKRDGITTLASGLQFEVLTQGDGAKPTREDQVRTHYHGTLIDGTVFDSSYERGQPAEFPVGGVIAGWTEALQLMNAGSKWRLYVPSELAYGAQGVGSIPPHSVLVFDVELLDVL; this is translated from the coding sequence ATGTCCGAAGTAAATCTGTCCACCGACGAAACCCGCGTCAGCTACGGTATCGGCCGTCAACTCGGCGACCAGCTGCGCGACAACCCGCCACCGGGTGTCAGCCTGGACGCGATCCTGGCCGGTCTGACCGACGCTTTCGCCGGCAAGCCAAGCCGTGTTGGCCAGGAAGAAATGTCCGCCAGCTTCAAAGTGATCCGCGAGATCATGCAAGCCGAAGCAGCTGCCAAGGCTGAAGCCGCGGCTGGCGAAGGCCTGGCCTTCCTCGCCGAAAACGCCAAGCGTGACGGCATTACCACCCTGGCTTCCGGCCTGCAATTCGAAGTGCTGACTCAGGGCGACGGCGCCAAGCCGACCCGTGAAGACCAGGTGCGTACGCATTACCACGGAACCCTGATCGACGGCACTGTGTTCGACAGCTCCTACGAGCGCGGCCAGCCTGCAGAATTCCCGGTTGGCGGCGTGATCGCTGGCTGGACCGAAGCGCTGCAACTGATGAATGCCGGCAGCAAATGGCGCCTGTACGTGCCGAGCGAACTGGCTTACGGCGCCCAAGGCGTCGGCAGCATCCCGCCGCACAGCGTTCTGGTGTTCGACGTCGAGCTGCTCGACGTTCTGTAA
- a CDS encoding Lnb N-terminal periplasmic domain-containing protein: MLKRLAWLALCVCAPLSAAPHIDPQRLQQLANDRFWISLGHYETAKLGGWRSYVSDKKFFLAPDGNEHPDRELAATVQALYAPASLGEQHAQCVYPARTRWLKAQLNLSDLPAPECAEYKKWFKDVSPHSAVMIFPAAYLNSPSSMFGHTLLRIDQADVQADKTSLLSYAINFGAYIEGSDNSILYAWKGLMGGYPGLFALVPYQEKLSEYRSLENRDLWEYRLNLTQEETARMVEHVWELKQIQFDYFFFDENCSYRLLELLQVARPSLRLTEQFPLTAIPTDTVKAVKEAGLVEHIEYRPSRERELLSRAEPLSDDEQQWVLKVSADQKVLQEPTFKALPRARQALVVDAAYRLERYRANGQERDPQRAQRSFELLRAINKNPAPELEIPQPGLPEDGHESRTWQAGLGTRGDRAFGEYGLRMAYHDLNDNAESFPLGAQIEILQLKLRQYEGNDWQLQQLDLATIRSLTPRNELLQPLSWQVTGGLERVPGKHDDETLVSHVNGGGGGTWQFGEDVLGFALGTVRVEHNNDFAEFVSPAGGFNTGVLWKNPLGNLSLEAKGDYFFNGEVRRSLSLNQQWELSRNLGLRLSAQREFSQLASPETEVMLEVKWYHY; the protein is encoded by the coding sequence ATGCTCAAACGCCTTGCCTGGCTGGCGCTCTGTGTCTGCGCCCCGCTGTCCGCCGCGCCTCACATCGATCCTCAACGTTTGCAGCAACTGGCCAACGACCGCTTCTGGATTTCCCTCGGTCATTACGAAACCGCCAAGCTCGGCGGCTGGCGCAGCTATGTCAGCGACAAGAAGTTCTTTCTCGCCCCCGATGGCAACGAGCATCCGGACCGCGAACTGGCCGCCACCGTGCAGGCGCTGTACGCCCCGGCCAGCCTCGGCGAGCAACATGCACAGTGCGTCTATCCGGCGCGCACGCGCTGGCTGAAAGCGCAACTCAACCTCTCCGATTTGCCAGCGCCGGAATGCGCCGAATACAAGAAATGGTTCAAGGACGTCTCGCCGCACAGTGCTGTGATGATCTTCCCGGCGGCGTATCTCAACAGCCCGTCGTCGATGTTCGGCCACACCTTGCTGCGCATCGACCAGGCGGACGTGCAGGCCGACAAGACCTCGCTGCTCAGTTACGCGATCAACTTCGGCGCCTACATCGAAGGCTCGGACAACAGCATTCTGTATGCCTGGAAAGGCTTGATGGGCGGCTATCCGGGGCTGTTCGCGCTGGTGCCGTATCAGGAAAAACTCTCGGAATACCGCAGCCTGGAAAACCGCGACCTGTGGGAATACCGCCTCAACCTGACCCAGGAAGAAACCGCACGCATGGTCGAACATGTGTGGGAGCTCAAGCAGATCCAGTTCGACTACTTCTTCTTCGACGAAAACTGCTCTTATCGCTTGCTGGAACTGCTGCAAGTGGCGCGGCCGAGCCTGCGCCTGACCGAACAATTCCCACTGACCGCGATCCCCACCGACACCGTCAAAGCGGTGAAAGAGGCCGGGCTGGTCGAGCACATCGAATATCGGCCGTCCCGCGAACGTGAGCTGCTCAGCCGCGCCGAGCCGTTGAGCGATGACGAACAGCAATGGGTCCTGAAAGTCAGCGCCGACCAAAAAGTCCTGCAGGAGCCAACGTTCAAAGCCCTGCCGCGCGCACGTCAGGCATTGGTCGTCGATGCCGCCTATCGTCTGGAGCGCTACCGCGCCAACGGTCAGGAGCGCGACCCGCAGCGAGCGCAACGCAGTTTCGAACTGCTGCGGGCGATCAACAAGAACCCGGCGCCGGAGCTGGAAATTCCGCAACCCGGTCTGCCCGAAGACGGCCACGAATCGCGCACCTGGCAGGCCGGGCTCGGTACGCGCGGCGATCGCGCGTTCGGCGAATATGGTCTGCGCATGGCCTATCACGATCTCAACGACAACGCCGAAAGCTTTCCTCTCGGCGCGCAGATCGAAATCCTGCAACTGAAGCTGCGCCAGTACGAAGGCAATGACTGGCAGTTGCAGCAACTGGATCTGGCGACCATTCGTTCGCTGACACCGCGCAACGAGCTGCTGCAACCGCTGTCATGGCAAGTCACCGGTGGCCTTGAGCGTGTGCCGGGCAAGCATGACGACGAAACACTGGTCAGCCATGTCAACGGCGGCGGCGGTGGTACCTGGCAATTCGGCGAAGACGTGCTCGGCTTTGCCTTGGGCACGGTGCGCGTGGAACACAACAACGACTTCGCCGAGTTTGTTTCCCCGGCCGGTGGCTTCAATACCGGCGTACTGTGGAAAAACCCGCTGGGCAATCTGAGCCTGGAAGCCAAGGGCGATTACTTCTTCAACGGTGAAGTGCGCCGCAGCCTGAGCCTGAATCAGCAGTGGGAGCTGTCGCGCAACCTCGGTTTGCGCCTGAGCGCGCAGCGCGAGTTCAGCCAGCTCGCCAGCCCGGAGACGGAAGTCATGCTGGAAGTGAAGTGGTATCACTACTGA
- a CDS encoding PA4570 family protein: MTYLIDAWLDRPHPYLRILHRETGEVCAVLEEEALHELQDQGDLDVSSLNSSEPLVLKELVRNLFLFCYARALRPTNELHNKIEI; encoded by the coding sequence ATGACTTATTTGATCGACGCTTGGCTGGATCGCCCACACCCGTACCTCAGAATCCTCCATCGGGAAACCGGCGAAGTCTGTGCGGTGCTTGAAGAAGAAGCCTTGCATGAGCTGCAGGATCAAGGCGATCTGGACGTCAGCAGCCTCAATTCCAGCGAGCCGCTGGTGCTCAAGGAGCTGGTGCGCAATCTGTTCCTGTTCTGCTATGCCCGGGCGTTGCGCCCGACCAATGAGCTGCACAACAAGATCGAAATATGA
- the gdhA gene encoding NADP-specific glutamate dehydrogenase, with protein sequence MIESVESFLARLKKRDPDQPEFHQAVEEVLRSLWPFLEANPHYLTSGILERICEPERALVFRVSWVDDQGKVQVNRGFRIQMNSAIGPYKGGLRFHPSVNLGVLKFLAFEQTFKNSLTSLPMGGGKGGSDFDPKGKSDAEVMRFCQAFMSELYRHIGADVDVPAGDIGVGAREIGFLFGQYKRLSNQFTSVLTGKGMTYGGSLIRPEATGFGCVYFAEEMLKRRGQCVEGKRVAISGSGNVAQYAARKVMDLGGKVISLSDSEGTLYCEAGLSEEQWLALLELKNVKRGRISELASAHGLEFRAGQHPWSLPCDIALPCATQNELDAEAARTLLRNGCVCVAEGANMPTTLAAVDIFIEAGILFAPGKASNAGGVAVSGLEMSQNAMRLLWTAGEVDSKLHAIMQSIHHACVHYGEDNGQVNYVKGANIAGFVKVADAMLAQGVV encoded by the coding sequence ATGATCGAATCCGTCGAATCCTTCCTTGCGCGCCTGAAAAAACGCGACCCGGATCAACCCGAATTCCACCAGGCTGTCGAAGAAGTCCTGCGCAGTCTGTGGCCGTTTCTTGAGGCCAATCCGCATTACCTGACTTCAGGCATTCTCGAGCGTATCTGCGAGCCGGAGCGTGCGCTGGTGTTTCGGGTGTCGTGGGTCGACGATCAGGGCAAGGTCCAGGTCAATCGCGGCTTCCGTATCCAGATGAACAGCGCCATCGGCCCGTACAAGGGCGGCTTGCGTTTTCATCCGTCAGTGAATCTCGGCGTGCTGAAATTCCTCGCCTTCGAGCAGACATTCAAAAACTCGCTGACCTCCCTGCCCATGGGCGGCGGCAAGGGCGGTTCGGACTTCGATCCAAAGGGCAAGAGCGACGCTGAAGTCATGCGTTTCTGTCAGGCGTTCATGAGCGAGCTGTACCGCCACATCGGTGCCGATGTTGACGTACCGGCCGGTGACATCGGCGTCGGTGCACGGGAGATCGGTTTCCTGTTTGGCCAGTACAAGCGCCTGAGCAACCAGTTCACCAGCGTCCTCACCGGCAAGGGCATGACCTACGGCGGCAGCCTGATTCGCCCGGAAGCCACCGGTTTCGGCTGCGTGTACTTCGCCGAAGAAATGCTCAAGCGCCGCGGGCAGTGCGTGGAAGGCAAGCGCGTGGCGATTTCCGGTTCCGGCAACGTCGCGCAGTACGCGGCGCGCAAGGTCATGGATCTGGGCGGCAAGGTGATTTCCCTTTCCGATTCCGAAGGCACGCTGTATTGCGAAGCAGGACTGAGCGAAGAACAGTGGCTGGCGCTGCTGGAGTTGAAGAACGTCAAACGTGGGCGCATCAGCGAATTGGCGAGCGCCCATGGTCTGGAATTCCGCGCCGGCCAACATCCGTGGTCGCTGCCGTGCGATATCGCGCTGCCCTGCGCGACGCAGAACGAACTCGACGCCGAAGCCGCGCGCACTCTACTGCGCAATGGCTGCGTGTGTGTGGCTGAAGGCGCGAACATGCCGACCACGCTGGCGGCTGTGGATATCTTTATCGAGGCCGGCATTCTGTTCGCACCGGGCAAAGCGTCGAATGCCGGCGGTGTTGCCGTGAGTGGTCTGGAAATGTCGCAGAACGCCATGCGCCTGCTGTGGACGGCGGGCGAGGTCGACAGCAAGCTGCACGCGATCATGCAGTCGATCCACCACGCCTGCGTGCATTACGGCGAAGACAACGGTCAGGTCAATTACGTCAAGGGCGCGAACATTGCCGGCTTCGTCAAAGTCGCCGATGCGATGTTGGCGCAAGGCGTGGTTTAA
- a CDS encoding Lon protease family protein — protein sequence MPDPVAASLRLAPEALTRPFSAEQFSFTSTNDLEPFRGVLGQERAVEALQFGVAMPRPGYNVFVMGEPGTGRFSFVKRYLKAEGKRLQTPADWVYVNNFDEPREPRALELPSGTAASFIGDINGLIDNLLATFPAVFEHPSYQQKKSAIDRAFNQRYDKALDIIERLALEKDVALYRDSSNIAFTPMLDGKALDEAEFAQLPEAERERFHDDISGLEERLNEELASLPQWKRESNNQLRSLNEETITLALQPLLAPLSEKYAENAGVCGYLQAMQVYLLKTVVEQLVDDSKTDAVARKLLEEQYAPSLVVGHPASGGAPVVFEPHPTYENLFGRIEYTTDQGALYTTYRQLRPGALHRANGGFLILEAEKMLSEPFVWDALKRALQSRKLKMESPLGEMGRFATMTLNPQHIPLQVKVIIIGARQLYYTLQDLDPDFQEMFRVLVDFDEDIPMVDESLEQFAQLLKTRTSEEGMAPLTADAVARLATYSARLAEHQGRLSARIGDLFQLVSEADFIRHLAGDEMTDAGHIERALKAKATRTGRVSARILDDMLAGIILIDTDGAAVGKCNGLTVLEVGDSAFGVPARISATVYPGGSGIVDIEREVNLGQPIHSKGVMILTGYLGSRYAQEFPLAISASIALEQSYGYVDGDSASLGEACTLISALSKTPLKQCFAITGSINQFGEVQAVGGVNEKIEGFFRLCEARGLTGEQGAIIPQANVATLMLDEKVLAAVRAGQFHVYAVRQADEALSLLVGEPAGEPNADGEFPEGSINARVVERLRDIAEMISEEDLKEAEKELAQEALAEAKPA from the coding sequence ATGCCTGATCCTGTTGCTGCCAGCCTGCGTCTTGCGCCCGAAGCGCTGACTCGTCCGTTTTCCGCTGAACAGTTCAGCTTCACCAGCACCAATGATCTGGAGCCCTTTCGCGGTGTGCTCGGCCAGGAACGCGCGGTCGAAGCCTTGCAGTTCGGTGTGGCGATGCCACGCCCCGGTTACAACGTATTCGTCATGGGCGAGCCCGGCACCGGGCGTTTCTCGTTCGTCAAACGCTACCTGAAAGCCGAAGGCAAGCGCCTGCAGACCCCGGCGGACTGGGTCTACGTCAACAATTTCGATGAGCCGCGCGAACCGCGTGCACTGGAGCTGCCATCGGGCACGGCGGCCTCGTTCATCGGTGACATCAACGGCCTGATCGACAACCTGCTGGCGACTTTTCCGGCGGTTTTCGAACATCCTTCGTATCAGCAGAAAAAAAGCGCCATCGACCGCGCCTTCAACCAGCGCTACGACAAGGCGCTGGACATCATCGAGCGTCTGGCCCTGGAAAAAGACGTCGCCCTGTACCGCGACAGCAGCAATATCGCCTTCACCCCGATGCTCGACGGCAAGGCCCTGGACGAAGCCGAATTCGCGCAGTTGCCGGAAGCCGAGCGCGAGCGTTTTCACGATGACATTTCCGGCCTCGAAGAGCGCCTGAACGAAGAACTCGCCAGCCTGCCGCAGTGGAAGCGCGAGTCGAACAATCAACTGCGTTCGCTCAACGAAGAAACCATCACCCTGGCCTTGCAGCCGTTGCTGGCGCCGCTGTCGGAGAAGTACGCAGAGAACGCCGGGGTCTGCGGTTACCTGCAAGCAATGCAGGTCTACCTGCTGAAAACCGTGGTCGAGCAACTGGTCGACGACAGCAAGACCGACGCCGTCGCGCGCAAGTTGCTGGAAGAACAATACGCACCGAGCCTGGTGGTCGGGCATCCGGCCAGCGGCGGTGCACCGGTGGTGTTCGAACCGCATCCGACTTACGAAAACCTGTTCGGCCGCATCGAGTACACCACCGATCAGGGCGCGCTCTACACCACTTACCGGCAGTTGCGTCCGGGGGCGCTGCATCGCGCCAACGGCGGCTTCCTGATTCTTGAAGCGGAAAAAATGCTCAGCGAGCCGTTCGTGTGGGATGCGCTCAAACGCGCCCTGCAATCGCGCAAACTGAAAATGGAATCGCCGCTGGGCGAGATGGGCCGCTTCGCCACCATGACCCTGAATCCGCAGCACATCCCGCTGCAGGTCAAAGTCATCATCATCGGCGCGCGGCAGCTGTATTACACGCTGCAGGATCTCGATCCGGACTTCCAGGAAATGTTCCGCGTTCTGGTCGACTTCGACGAAGACATCCCGATGGTCGACGAAAGCCTCGAGCAGTTCGCCCAGCTCCTGAAAACCCGCACTTCGGAAGAAGGCATGGCGCCATTGACCGCCGATGCGGTGGCGCGACTGGCGACTTACAGCGCACGGCTGGCCGAGCATCAGGGGCGCTTGTCGGCGCGCATTGGCGATTTGTTCCAACTGGTCAGCGAGGCGGATTTCATTCGCCATCTGGCCGGCGATGAAATGACCGACGCCGGCCATATCGAACGCGCCCTGAAAGCCAAGGCCACTCGCACCGGGCGGGTCTCGGCGCGGATTCTCGACGACATGCTCGCCGGGATCATCCTCATCGACACCGACGGTGCGGCGGTCGGCAAGTGCAACGGGCTCACGGTGCTTGAGGTCGGCGATTCGGCGTTCGGCGTGCCGGCGCGGATTTCCGCCACGGTGTACCCGGGCGGCAGCGGCATCGTCGACATCGAGCGTGAGGTCAACCTCGGCCAGCCGATCCACTCCAAAGGCGTGATGATTCTCACCGGTTATCTGGGCAGCCGTTACGCCCAGGAATTCCCGCTGGCGATCTCGGCGAGCATTGCGCTGGAACAGTCGTACGGTTACGTCGACGGCGACAGCGCATCGCTGGGCGAGGCGTGCACGCTGATTTCGGCGCTGTCGAAAACCCCGCTCAAGCAATGTTTTGCCATCACTGGTTCGATCAACCAGTTCGGCGAGGTGCAGGCAGTCGGCGGGGTCAACGAGAAGATCGAAGGCTTCTTCCGCCTCTGCGAAGCGCGCGGCCTGACCGGCGAGCAGGGCGCGATCATTCCCCAGGCCAACGTCGCCACGCTGATGCTCGATGAAAAAGTCCTCGCCGCCGTGCGCGCCGGGCAGTTCCACGTGTATGCGGTGCGTCAGGCCGATGAGGCGCTGAGCCTGCTGGTGGGCGAGCCGGCCGGGGAGCCGAACGCCGATGGCGAATTCCCCGAAGGCAGCATCAATGCCCGAGTGGTCGAACGCCTGCGCGATATCGCCGAGATGATCAGTGAAGAGGACTTGAAAGAGGCCGAGAAGGAACTGGCGCAGGAGGCTCTCGCCGAAGCCAAACCGGCCTGA
- a CDS encoding DUF3015 domain-containing protein, whose product MKRILLGTLFTAVSINAMAQAPGGPDCGWGNMLFEGQRGTPAHFLASTTNGTSGNATFGMTSGTNGCSTNASLTYGGKSWFAMNGMMNELSEDMAKGNGEALTTYAVVLGVAPEDRAHFAAVTHEHFQQIFSKADVTAEDVHTNTLAVLKSDPRLAKYATQA is encoded by the coding sequence ATGAAACGGATTCTTCTCGGTACTCTCTTCACCGCTGTATCCATCAACGCAATGGCGCAAGCCCCGGGCGGCCCGGATTGCGGTTGGGGCAACATGCTGTTCGAAGGTCAGCGTGGCACCCCGGCGCACTTCCTTGCTTCCACCACCAACGGCACTTCCGGTAACGCTACCTTCGGTATGACCTCCGGCACCAACGGCTGCTCGACCAACGCGTCGCTGACTTATGGCGGCAAGTCCTGGTTCGCCATGAATGGCATGATGAACGAGCTGTCCGAAGACATGGCCAAAGGCAACGGCGAAGCGCTGACCACCTATGCCGTGGTACTGGGCGTAGCACCGGAAGACCGCGCGCACTTTGCGGCCGTGACCCACGAGCACTTCCAGCAGATCTTCAGCAAGGCTGACGTGACCGCTGAAGACGTACATACCAACACCCTGGCAGTACTGAAATCGGACCCACGTCTGGCCAAGTACGCAACTCAGGCTTAA
- a CDS encoding DUF6482 family protein, which translates to MNLQELNAFAVARKVDELNLISMEGGIYLLEARMHGTAYPLSDLKGNMLTLRSVEHARDLLHAFPVLPFNLVHTSVHDEMCGLVADLDESLKVPLAWRSAL; encoded by the coding sequence ATGAACCTGCAAGAGTTGAACGCGTTTGCTGTTGCCAGGAAGGTCGACGAGTTAAACCTGATCTCGATGGAAGGGGGCATTTACCTGTTGGAAGCGAGGATGCATGGGACGGCGTATCCGTTGAGCGATCTCAAGGGCAACATGCTGACGCTGCGCTCAGTGGAGCACGCGCGGGATCTGCTGCATGCCTTCCCGGTTCTGCCATTCAACCTTGTGCACACCTCAGTCCATGACGAAATGTGCGGGCTGGTCGCTGACCTCGATGAAAGCCTGAAAGTGCCGCTCGCCTGGCGCTCGGCCCTGTAG